A part of Candidatus Hydrogenedens sp. genomic DNA contains:
- a CDS encoding DUF1559 domain-containing protein, whose product MKKGFTLIELLVVIAIIGILAAILLPALARAREAARRSSCQNNLKQMGLVFNMYANEAKGEMFPPIKLYNCNGSFSINATFDGPSVYPEYLNDVNICVCPSDSDAETVRQSFHQDGDLTKPVEPCRLARGSYYYLGWTLHPSVIFDPGITPPKTLSEIGLDVNADPGTIISLAYQYIKDDIVNKILEIFYYDSLPIEQRIAGKLNDLASLPRLRMGIERFLITDINNPAASAKASSEIPVMWDEIAVYAGASTFNHVPGGGNVLYMDGHVEFLRWPSVFPADPLGVLISLLF is encoded by the coding sequence ATGAAAAAAGGTTTTACGCTGATTGAATTATTAGTTGTTATCGCAATTATCGGAATTTTAGCCGCGATATTATTGCCTGCACTGGCAAGAGCCCGAGAGGCTGCAAGACGGTCAAGTTGTCAGAACAATCTGAAGCAGATGGGATTGGTATTCAATATGTATGCAAACGAGGCAAAGGGTGAAATGTTTCCACCGATTAAATTATATAATTGTAATGGAAGTTTTTCTATCAATGCTACCTTTGATGGCCCCTCTGTTTATCCTGAGTACTTGAATGATGTAAATATTTGTGTCTGTCCATCCGATTCTGATGCTGAAACTGTTAGACAATCATTTCATCAAGATGGTGACCTTACAAAACCGGTTGAACCGTGCAGGTTAGCCCGTGGAAGTTATTATTATCTGGGTTGGACTTTGCATCCTTCGGTAATTTTTGACCCCGGGATTACTCCACCGAAAACTTTATCTGAAATTGGACTTGATGTAAACGCAGACCCAGGAACAATAATTTCTTTAGCTTATCAGTATATTAAAGATGATATAGTTAATAAGATTTTAGAAATTTTCTATTATGATAGTTTACCAATAGAACAACGGATTGCAGGCAAATTAAATGACCTTGCTTCTTTACCCCGCTTAAGAATGGGAATAGAAAGATTTTTAATTACGGATATTAATAATCCTGCTGCAAGTGCAAAGGCATCCAGTGAGATACCCGTTATGTGGGACGAGATAGCGGTATACGCTGGCGCATCTACATTTAATCATGTGCCCGGTGGAGGTAATGTGCTTTATATGGATGGACATGTCGAATTCCTTCGCTGGCCCAGTGTATTTCCAGCAGACCCATTAGGTGTTCTGATTTCACTTCTTTTCTAA